One region of Bacteroidota bacterium genomic DNA includes:
- a CDS encoding T9SS type A sorting domain-containing protein has product MKKIYIAITALFTAGFLNAQMLTPTVIASAGGFATGSGSNNFTLSYTVGEMTMVETFNANGIWLTQGFQQPNDQVTGLLDLVGDGFGSFVVYPNPAVDNVWYGFELPEAGRVSIAMYNAIGQNIGQLYQSNYDNGKIVQQTNVSTLAAGLYMLTMNFTSNRDNKEHVITKKFQVIN; this is encoded by the coding sequence ATGAAGAAAATATACATTGCTATCACGGCGCTTTTTACAGCAGGTTTTTTGAATGCACAAATGCTTACTCCAACGGTAATTGCCAGTGCGGGTGGTTTTGCAACCGGTTCTGGATCCAATAATTTTACCTTATCTTATACGGTCGGCGAAATGACGATGGTTGAAACGTTTAACGCAAACGGCATTTGGTTGACTCAAGGATTTCAACAACCAAATGATCAGGTTACTGGTTTATTAGATTTAGTAGGAGATGGATTCGGTTCTTTTGTTGTTTATCCTAATCCTGCGGTAGATAATGTATGGTATGGTTTTGAACTTCCTGAAGCTGGAAGAGTTTCCATCGCTATGTACAACGCTATTGGTCAGAACATCGGTCAGCTATACCAAAGCAATTATGACAATGGGAAGATTGTTCAGCAGACAAACGTTTCTACTCTGGCTGCCGGTCTTTATATGTTGACCATGAATTTTACTTCTAACCGAGACAACAAGGAACACGTAATCACCAAGAAATTTCAGGTAATAAATTAA